DNA from Nitriliruptor alkaliphilus DSM 45188:
CGGACTGGCGTGACCGGCTCGAACACGACGCCGTCGCCACCTGGGAGCTGCACCATCGGCACCCGTGGCTCGCCGAGCTCGGGGCCGGGCGATCGGCCCTCGGGCCTGCCGAGCTCGCGCTCCACGAGCGACAGCTCGCGGCGTTCGACGGGTTGGAGCTCTCGCCAGAGCTGATCGGCGAGGTCATCGGTGCCGTCGGCAGCTACGTACGAGGCGCCGTCAGGGCAGCAGTCGAGGCCGATCAGGCGCCAGCGCGCACCAGGATCGGGCACCGGGACTACTGGCAACGACGAGGGGCCGCGCTCGCCCAGGTCGTGACACCAGCTCTCCGGCAGCGGTTCCCGCGCCTGGAGGCGATGGGCGTCCTCGACGCGCTCTTCGCCGGCACACCAGGCTCGAGTGCGGACGCTTCGAGCGCAGCTGCCGATGCCTTCCAGCGTGGGCTCGGTTACCTCCTCGACGGAGTCTCACTCAAGCTCGTACCGCCTCGGCATCCATGAGTCTGCGACCCGCAAGCTCGGAGCACCTCGTCGCGGCATGTCTAGCTCCCGGGCGGGCATGGTCGCCGTGACGATCTGACCTCGCCAACCAGCGGTCATGATCGTCGTTGCGCCACCCTCCACGAGACTCGGTATGCGCGGTCCACCGCCCACGAGAGACCGCACATCGTCACGGTCCCGTGGCCATGACAGCTCGACGCACGTGTGCGGAGATCACGAGGTGGGCTGTGATGGTCCGCGTAAGGTGCGGTCAGATCGATCGACAGCTCGGGTCTGACCGACGGTGCCGGTGGTGGCGTCCGCCGCCCGTTGGGTTCATCGTCAGGAGTAGCGGTGAGGGCCGTTGTCTACGACCGGTACGGCCCGCCCTCGGTACTTCGGGTCGAGGAGGTGCCGGTCCCGTCGCCTGGCCCGGAGCAGGTGCTGGTGGAGGTCGCAGCCACGTCGATCAACCTGTCGGACTGGGAATGCCTGCGGGGCACGCCGTTGTACGCGCGGATCGGTGGGCTTCGGGCGCCGAAGCACCGCACGCTCGGCTCGGACGTGGCCGGTCGGGTCTCCGCGGTCGGTGACGCGGTGACGCGATTCGCTGAGGGTGACCTCGTGTACGGGGACAACCTCGAGCTGATGGGTGGCTTCGCCGAGTACACGATCGTTCCGGAGTCGGCCCTCGCGAAGAAGCCGGACGGGTTGACGTTCGCGCAGGCGTCGACGCTGCCCCAGGCAGGCGCGATCGCCCTGCAGGGCACGGCGGGGGTTGGTGCCGGGCAGCGGGTGCTGATCAACGGTGCGGGCGGCGGCTCGGGCGCGTTCGCGATCCAGCTCGCCAAGCGTGCCGGTGCGCACGTGACCGGCATCGACAACGCCGGCAAGCTCGGGTTCATGCGGTCGCTGGGGGCCGACGAGGTCGGCGACTACCGGCGCCAGGATCTCAGCGATTTCGCGCCCTTCGACCGCATCCTGGACCTGGTCGCCACCAGGTCGCCGTTCGCCTGTCGTCGTGCTCTGGCACCCGGCGGCCGTTACCAGTGTGTCGGTGGGGCGGTGCGGAGACTGTTGCCCATCGTGACCGTTGGAGCCCTACTCGGCCGGACCACGGGACGGCGCGTGGGGATGCTCGTCGTGAAGCAGGGGCCGCCCCACTTCGAACCCCTCGCTGAGGATTGTCTGGCCGGCGACGTGACGATCCGCATCGACCGAACGTTCGGACTGGACGAGGTCCCCGAAGCGCTTGCCTACGTCGGTCACGGTCGCGCGTTGGGCAAGGCGGTCGTGGCGCTCGGTTGAGACCAGCACCTGCGTCGCCCGCATGGCACGCGGTATCGACCGAACCGCACGGCTGCCGACGCACGACATGGGAACACGCCCCGGGCTCGGCTCGAGAACCATGGGCGGAAGGCTGCGGCCGAGCGTTGCAGGAACGGGTGACTACGCTCCAGCTGATGCGCCACCTGTCCGACCTGGAGATGGCCTCCGTGCTCGCCGCGAAGGTTCCTGGCGTGTTGGCCACGATCGATGATGAGGGGTTCCCGTACCTAACCCCGATCTGGTTCGTCCACCACGAGGGACACGGCGTCATCATGACCAGTACCACGGGTCGGCCACACATCCGACACATCCGCCGTGACCCCGGCGCTGGTTTCGTGGTCGACCTCGAGGGCAACCCGGACAGCGGCGGGCGTCCCAACGTCCAGGTCAAGGCCCGCGGTCACGCGATCCTCGAACCCGATCATGCGGCATGGACCCGACGGATCACGCGCAAGTACGGTGGCTCCGAACGACTTGCCGCTGAGCGAGCCGACACGCCACGCTTGGCGATCATCCTCCAGCCGGAGCGGCTGATCGGTGTTGCCGCCGGGCCGCGCTCCAACGGCGCATGGTGGACATCCCACCCCGCGATATCTCCCGTTCGGTAGTGGCCGGACCGTGCGCGACCTCGGTTGAGCTGTGCTGGACGGCCCACGCATCGTCCATGACCGTGACCAGCGGCCGACCGGCGTGGCACGCTGTCTGCGGCCGACGGGTCCCTTCTGTGGCACCGTGCGGGCATCTCGATCAGCGGATGCGACCGTGAACGAGCAAACCTTCATCAAGGCGCTCGAGCAACGGGCGCAGCAGCTGGTGCCTGCTTGGAAGGTGGAGGTCAGGTCGGAGCCCACGGCAACTGCCGCCACCGTTTCGTTGACGCATCCAGCCAGCCACGGCCTCCTGTTGGACGTGAGCGGCGACGCGGCGAAGCCTGACCCGTTGACATGGATGCAGAACGCCCTTGCCGAGAACCCGGAGCTGATGGTGGTCGCTGCCGCGCCGGCACTTGCTCACCGGCAGCTGGTGCTTGGTGTCCGATCCTTGATCGCAGCCTTCGAGTGGCACAACCGCGAGGTTCGCGCGCTGGCATTCGTGCTGTGGGAAGTCGGCGCCTTGACCGAGCAGGAAGCAGCATGGCTCGCTGGCTACTGCGGTTCCGAGGCATCGATGACACCCGTCTCGCCGATGACAGGCAGTGCTCCTCACG
Protein-coding regions in this window:
- a CDS encoding TetR/AcrR family transcriptional regulator encodes the protein MQYTGSGDPTRAIVLLWDAEDGPKRGPAPTVGKKEIVGAAVDIADEVGLDALTMRGLAGRLGVTAMSLYPRIDSKPVLLDLMVDHVLGELLAQAPPDDADWRDRLEHDAVATWELHHRHPWLAELGAGRSALGPAELALHERQLAAFDGLELSPELIGEVIGAVGSYVRGAVRAAVEADQAPARTRIGHRDYWQRRGAALAQVVTPALRQRFPRLEAMGVLDALFAGTPGSSADASSAAADAFQRGLGYLLDGVSLKLVPPRHP
- a CDS encoding NAD(P)-dependent alcohol dehydrogenase, which encodes MRAVVYDRYGPPSVLRVEEVPVPSPGPEQVLVEVAATSINLSDWECLRGTPLYARIGGLRAPKHRTLGSDVAGRVSAVGDAVTRFAEGDLVYGDNLELMGGFAEYTIVPESALAKKPDGLTFAQASTLPQAGAIALQGTAGVGAGQRVLINGAGGGSGAFAIQLAKRAGAHVTGIDNAGKLGFMRSLGADEVGDYRRQDLSDFAPFDRILDLVATRSPFACRRALAPGGRYQCVGGAVRRLLPIVTVGALLGRTTGRRVGMLVVKQGPPHFEPLAEDCLAGDVTIRIDRTFGLDEVPEALAYVGHGRALGKAVVALG
- a CDS encoding pyridoxamine 5'-phosphate oxidase family protein: MRHLSDLEMASVLAAKVPGVLATIDDEGFPYLTPIWFVHHEGHGVIMTSTTGRPHIRHIRRDPGAGFVVDLEGNPDSGGRPNVQVKARGHAILEPDHAAWTRRITRKYGGSERLAAERADTPRLAIILQPERLIGVAAGPRSNGAWWTSHPAISPVR